Proteins found in one Oncorhynchus gorbuscha isolate QuinsamMale2020 ecotype Even-year linkage group LG15, OgorEven_v1.0, whole genome shotgun sequence genomic segment:
- the LOC123997438 gene encoding popeye domain-containing protein 3-like — protein sequence MEAPEFFPPSENLTAAVVHPLCEEWKGGSEGAIFHLASIFLVLGFMGGSGFYGLLYLFTFLTLGFFCTTIWSWSDACTTDTFLWNFALFGICAVQVVHVAYRLRNVTFEKEFQDLYSYLFKKLGVSLTHFGKIVACCEGDIHTIEKDHCFAMEGKTAIDKLSVLLSGRIRVTVNGEFLHDIYPFQFLDSPEWDSLRPSEEGVFQVTLRADNCCRYVSWRRKKLYLLFAKHRYIAKVFALVVRNDIADKLYSLNDKAFDSRGFRYDLRLPTYCHVSPLPELDRTDGFLRVPAQYDRGHRGRVPITITAPEETD from the exons ATGGAGGCGCCAGAATTTTTCCCACCTTCTGAAAACTTGACGGCGGCTGTCGTGCACCCGTTATGCGAAGAATGGAAGGGGGGATCCGAGGGTGCCATCTTCCACCTCGCCAGTATCTTCCTTGTTTTGGGGTTCATGGGAGGGAGCGGGTTCTATGGGCTCCTCTACTTGTTTACCTTTCTGACGCTCGGTTTCTTCTGCACAACCATTTGGTCATGGTCGGACGCGTGCACCACCGACACCTTTTTGTGGAATTTCGCTCTCTTTGGGATATGTGCGGTTCAAGTTGTGCACGTCGCATACCGGCTGAGGAACGTTACTTTCGAAAAGGAGTTTCAAGATCTGTACAGCTACCTGTTCAAAAAGCTGGGGGTGTCGCTCACCCACTTCGGCAAGATAGTCGCCTGTTGTGAAGGGGACATCCACACTATAGAGAAAGACCACTGTTTTGCCATGGAGGGCAAGACTGCTATTGATAAGCTGTCCGTTCTTCTGTCGGGCAG aattcGTGTGACAGTAAATGGAGAGTTTTTACATGACATATATCCTTTCCAGTTTCTCGATTCACCTGAATGGGACTCTCTCCGGCCGTCAGAGGAGGGCGTTTTCCAG GTGACCCTGCGTGCAGATAATTGCTGTAGGTACGTTTCTTGGAGACGTAAGAAACTGTACCTACTCTTCGCCAAACACCGCTACATCGCCAAAGTCTTTGCGCTCGTGGTGCGGAATGACATCGCGGACAAGCTGTACTCCCTCAACGACAAGGCGTTCGACAGCCGCGGGTTCCGATATGATCTCCGGTTACCCACCTACTGTCACGTGTCCCCGTTGCCAGAATTAGACCGAACAGATGGGTTCCTACGAGTCCCAGCGCAATATGACCGTGGCCACCGTGGCCGTGTCCCTATAACTATAACAGCACCCGAAGAGACTGACTAG